The following coding sequences lie in one Arabidopsis thaliana chromosome 3, partial sequence genomic window:
- a CDS encoding Regulator of chromosome condensation (RCC1) family with FYVE zinc finger domain-containing protein (Regulator of chromosome condensation (RCC1) family with FYVE zinc finger domain; CONTAINS InterPro DOMAIN/s: Regulator of chromosome condensation, RCC1 (InterPro:IPR000408), Disease resistance/zinc finger/chromosome condensation-like region (InterPro:IPR013591), Pleckstrin homology (InterPro:IPR001849), Regulator of chromosome condensation/beta-lactamase-inhibitor protein II (InterPro:IPR009091), Zinc finger, FYVE-type (InterPro:IPR000306), Zinc finger, FYVE-related (InterPro:IPR017455), Pleckstrin homology-type (InterPro:IPR011993), Zinc finger, FYVE/PHD-type (InterPro:IPR011011); BEST Arabidopsis thaliana protein match is: Regulator of chromosome condensation (RCC1) family protein (TAIR:AT4G14368.1); Has 25157 Blast hits to 10467 proteins in 596 species: Archae - 58; Bacteria - 2385; Metazoa - 9739; Fungi - 1750; Plants - 3215; Viruses - 10; Other Eukaryotes - 8000 (source: NCBI BLink).) — MADPASCYIYHERDVDQALVVLKKGTQLLKYSRKGKPKFRAFRLSPDEKTLIWFSRGEEKGLKLFEVSRIVPGQRTRFLRPEKDHLSFSLLYNNRERSLDLICKDKAETEVWFAALKFLIEKSRNRRARSEIPEIHDSDTFSVGRQSIDFVPSNIPRGRTSIDLGYQNNSDVGYERGNMLRPSTDGFRISVSSTPSCSSGGSGPDDIESLGDVYVWGEVWTEGILPDGTASNETVKTDVLTPRPLESNVVLDVHQIVCGVRHVALVTRQGEVFTWGEEVGGRLGHGIQVDISRPKLVEFLALTNIDFVACGEYHTCVVSTSGDLFSWGDGIHNVGLLGHGSDISHWIPKRVSGPLEGLQVLSVACGTWHSALATANGKLFTFGDGAFGVLGHGNRESVSYPKEVQSLNGLKTVKVACSIWHTAAIVEVMGQTATSMSSRKLFTWGDGDKNRLGHGNKETYLLPTCVSSLIDYNFHKIACGHTFTVALTTSGHVFTMGGTAHGQLGNSISDGKLPCLVQDRLVGEFVEEIACGAHHVAVLTSRSEVFTWGKGANGRLGHGDTEDKRTPTLVEALRDRHVKSLSCGSNFTSSICIHKWVSGADQSICSGCRQAFGFTRKRHNCYNCGLVHCHACSSKKALKAALAPTPGKPHRVCDACYSKLKAAESGYSSNVNRNVATPGRSIDGSVRTDRETTRSSKVLLSANKNSVMSSSRPGFTPESSNARASQVPSLQQLKDIAFPSSLSAIQNAFKPVVAPTTTPPRTLVIGPSSPSPPPPPRSSSPYARRPSPPRTSGFSRSVIDSLRKTNEVMNQEMTKLHSQQRCNNQGTEIERFQKAAKDASELAARQSSKHKAATEALKSVAEQLKELKEKLPPEVSESEAFESINSQAEAYLNANKVSETSPLTTSGQEQETYQKTEEQVPSNSSITETSSSSRAPSTEASSSRISGKESKEQFEPGVYVTYEVDMNGNKIFRRVRFSKKRFDEHQAEDWWTKNKDRLLKCYSSNSSSSSSSSNPTASDSPVAPQPPSDPSVPEQSNEKEPDSET, encoded by the exons ATGGCAGATCCTGCTAGTTGTTATATCTATCACGAGCGTGACGTCGACCAA GCACTTGTCGTATTGAAAAAGGGAACTCAATTACTCAAGTATAGTCGGAAAGGGAAACCTAAATTCCGCGCATTCAGGCTTTCTCCG GATGAAAAAACGTTGATTTGGTTCTCGcgtggagaagaaaaaggtttgaAGTTATTTGAAGTTTCTCGTATTGTCCCGGGACAAAGAACT AGATTTCTACGTCCAGAGAAAGATCACTTATCATTTTCACTTCTATATAACAACAGAGAAAGGTCACTTGATCTG ATTTGTAAGGACAAAGCTGAGACAGAGGTGTGGTTTGCTGCCCTTAAATTTTTGATTGAAAAAAGTCGTAATCGACGCGCCAGAAGTGAAATCCCTGAG ATACATGATAGTGACACTTTCTCTGTTGGTCGTCAATCTATAGACTTTGTCCCAAGCAATATTCCACGAGGTAGAACATCAATTGACTTAGGCTATCAGAACAATTCAGATGTGGGATATGAACGTGGAAACATGTTAAGACCAAGTACAGATGGTTTTCGGATCAGTGTCTCAAGCACACCAAGTTGTTCAAGTGGAGGATCTGGTCCGGATGATATTGAATCATTAGGTGATGTTTACGTTTGGGGTGAAGTTTGGACTGAAGGGATATTACCAGACGGAACTGCTAGCAATGAAACTGTGAAAACAGATGTACTAACTCCAAGACCTTTGGAATCAAATGTTGTTCTCGATGTTCACCAGATTGTTTGCGGTGTAAGGCACGTTGCGCTTGTGACAAGACAAGGAGAGGTTTTTACTTGGGGAGAAGAAGTTGGAGGAAGGCTTGGACATGGTATACAAGTAGATATTAGTCGTCCAAAACTCGTTGAGTTTCTTGCTCTAACCAACATAGACTTTGTTGCATGTGGAGAATATCATACTTGTGTTGTATCTACCTCTGGTGACTTGTTTTCATGGGGAGATGGAATCCATAATGTTGGGCTATTAGGACATGGTAGTGATATAAGCCATTGGATACCTAAAAGAGTCTCTGGTCCTTTAGAAGGTCTTCAAGTACTCTCAGTTGCTTGTGGAACATGGCATTCAGCTTTAGCTACTGCGAACGGGAAGCTATTCACGTTTGGTGATGGAGCGTTTGGCGTTTTAGGTCatggaaacagagaaagtgTTTCATATCCTAAGGAAGTACAATCATTAAACGGTTTGAAAACGGTGAAAGTAGCTTGTAGTATTTGGCATACCGCAGCGATTGTCGAGGTTATGGGTCAAACCGCTACGAGTATGTCATCTAGGAAGTTGTTTACTTGGGGTGATGGTGACAAAAACAGGTTGGGACACGGAAACAAAGAGACTTACTTGCTTCCAACTTGTGTATCTTCTCTTATTGACTACAACTTTCATAAGATTGCTTGTGGGCATACATTTACCGTCGCACTCACAACTTCTGGACATGTTTTTACTATGGGTGGTACCGCTCATGGTCAGCTAGGTAACTCAATCTCTGATGGTAAATTACCATGCTTGGTTCAAGATAGATTAGTCGGAGAATTCGTGGAAGAAATCGCGTGCGGAGCTCACCATGTCGCGGTTTTGACATCTAGAAGTGAAGTCTTCACGTGGGGAAAAGGTGCTAATGGAAGATTAGGACATGGAGATACAGAGGATAAAAGAACACCAACTTTGGTTGAAGCCTTGAGAGATAGGCATGTGAAGAGTTTATCTTGCGGCTCAAACTTTACGTCAAGTATATGTATACATAAGTGGGTATCCGGAGCAGATCAGTCAATCTGCTCCGGATGTCGTCAAGCATTCGGATTTACCCGGAAGAGGCATAACTGTTATAACTGTGGTTTAGTCCATTGTCATGCTTGTAGCTCAAAGAAAGCTTTAAAAGCAGCTTTAGCTCCAACTCCGGGGAAACCACATCGCGTATGTGATGCTTGTTACAGCAAACTTAAAGCCGCGGAGTCTGGTTATAGTTCTAATGTAAACAGGAATGTTGCAACTCCAGGACGGTCAATAGATGGATCAGTAAGAACTGATAGAGAAACAACAAGGTCATCGAAAGTTCTCTTGTCCGCAAATAAAAATTCAGTCATGTCATCATCAAGGCCTGGATTCACACCTGAGTCTTCTAATGCTCGTGCCTCGCAAGTTCCATCTCTCCAACAACTTAAAGACATTGCATTCCCAAGTTCGCTTAGCGCCATTCAAAATGCTTTCAAACCTGTTGTTGCTCCAACTACTACTCCACCACGTACACTTGTTATTGGaccatcatctccatcaccgCCTCCACCTCCAAGATCATCCTCTCCTTATGCAAGAAGACCGAGCCCTCCACGCACTTCTGGATTTTCAAGAAGTGTTATCGATAGTTTAAGGAAGACTAACGAAGTTATGAACCAAGAAATGACAAAACTGCATAGTCAG CAGAGATGTAATAATCAAGGTACAGAGATTGAAAGATTTCAAAAAGCAGCTAAAGACGCTTCTGAATTAGCTGCAAGACaatcttcaaaacataaaGCAGCAACAGAAGCACTCAAGTCTGTTGCAGAACAG TTAAAAGAATTGAAGGAGAAATTACCTCCAGAAGTATCAGAGAGTGAAGCATTTGAATCCATTAACTCTCAAGCTGAAGCTTATCTAAACGCAAACAAAGTATCAGAAACATCTCCACTTACAACTTCGggacaagaacaagaaacatatCAAAAGACAGAGGAACAAGTACCTTCTAACTCAAGTATAACCGAGACATCGAGTTCATCAAGGGCACCAAGTACAGAagcttcatcatcaagaataagtggaaaagaaagtaaagaaCAATTTGAGCCTGGTGTTTATGTGACTTATGAGGTAGACATGAATGGTAACAAGATCTTTCGACGAGTTAgatttagtaaaaaaagatttgatgagCATCAAGCAGAAGATTGGtggaccaaaaacaaagataggTTGCTTAAGTGTTATAGttcaaattcatcatcatcatcatcatcatcgaatCCAACGGCTTCCGACTCACCTGTTGCTCCACAACCACCGTCTGATCCGTCGGTACCTGAACAGAGCAATGAGAAGGAACCAGATTCTGAAACCTAG
- the XBAT35 gene encoding uncharacterized protein (XB3 ortholog 5 in Arabidopsis thaliana (XBAT35); FUNCTIONS IN: zinc ion binding; INVOLVED IN: N-terminal protein myristoylation; EXPRESSED IN: 23 plant structures; EXPRESSED DURING: 15 growth stages; CONTAINS InterPro DOMAIN/s: Zinc finger, RING-type (InterPro:IPR001841), Ankyrin repeat-containing domain (InterPro:IPR020683), Ankyrin repeat (InterPro:IPR002110); BEST Arabidopsis thaliana protein match is: XB3 ortholog 4 in Arabidopsis thaliana (TAIR:AT4G14365.1); Has 26340 Blast hits to 15027 proteins in 881 species: Archae - 61; Bacteria - 2219; Metazoa - 13958; Fungi - 1495; Plants - 1186; Viruses - 392; Other Eukaryotes - 7029 (source: NCBI BLink).) gives MGQQQSKGELLYQQVSYGNSEGIRALHRDGGDLEWMDREGKTPLILACMNSELFDVAKTLIELGSNVNAYRPGRHAGTPLHHAAKRGLENTVKLLLSHGANPLVLNDDCQTPLEVARVKGFSNVVRAIEKHICLFSGWMREFYGPTFLDLFAPQLLSRRVWVVIVPTGSRNPTKPFKLELVVYASLQDAQPRTVMPLWKANLEEPKAKQSDTSVMIVDNSTIPSRRMKKRRVCASHGRRRPQVVRQTRLKFAPSTEGDSQQLKWFCDACKGIPQPMHPPVFLQAPPSAPPPPSEDGLAMGMNASLHTTMSDPSNLNHHSIGQASSSSGPSSSTAPPSGKASAFGFNSHGIGIVLESSPSAPPLTDDDIATVDDGPIHYPSIDSTPVDLPSAASLPASTEGERKEDGNTGTCAICLDAPSEAVCVPCGHVAGCMSCLKEIKSKNWGCPVCRAKIDQVIKLYRV, from the exons ATGGGACAACAGCAATCAAAAGGGGAATTGCTGTATCAGCAAGTTAGTTATGGTAACTCTGAAGGAATTCGAGCTCTTCATCGAGATGGTGGAGACCTTGAG TGGATGGATAGAGAAGGAAAAACTCCGTTGATCTTGGCTTGTATGAACTCCGAGCTATTTGATGTTGCTAAGACTTTGATTGAGTTGGGTTCTAATGTTAATGCTTATCGTCCTG GTCGTCATGCTGGGACTCCTCTGCACCATGCTGCAAAAAGAGGTCTTGAGAACACTGTTAAGTTACTTCTTTCTCACGGTG CGAATCCACTTGTTCTTAATGATGATTGTCAGACACCACTTGAGGTCGCTAGAGTCAAAGGGTTTAGCAATGTTGTACGTGCAATTGAG AAACACATCTGCTTGTTCTCGGGTTGGATGCGTGAATTTTACGGCCCTACCTTTCTCGACTTATTTGCTCCGCAGCTTCTTTCAAGAAGAGT ATGGGTAGTCATTGTACCTACTGGTTCAAGAAACCCTACAAAGCCTTTCAAGTTGGAGCTGGTTGTGTATGCTAGTCTGCAA GATGCACAGCCACGCACAGTGATGCCTTTGTGGAAAGCAAACTTGGAAGAACCAAAAGCGAAGCAGTCCGATACTTCAGTGATGATCGTTGATAACTCCACAA TCCCAAGCCGCAGGATGAAGAAACGAAGGGTCTGCGCCTCCCACGGGAGACGTAGGCCTCAAGTAGTTAGGC aaACACGTCTTAAATTCGCACCTTCGACTGAAGGTGACAGCCAACAGCTAAAGTGGTTTTGTGATGCATGTAAAGGGATTCCACAG CCGATGCATCCACCGGTCTTCCTCCAAGCACCACCATCtgctccaccaccaccatcagaAGATGGACTAGCCATGGGAATGAACGCCTCACTTCACACTACTATGAGTGACCCATCAAATCTCAATCACCATTCCATCGGTCAAGCAAGTTCCTCATCCGGTCCAAGCTCATCAACTGCACCTCCCTCAGGAAAAGCAAGTGCCTTTGGATTCAATAGCCATGGAATTGGCATTGTGCTAGAATCTTCACCATCAGCTCCTCCATTGACAGATGATGATATAGCTACAGTAGACGATGGTCCAATTCATTACCCATCAATCGATTCAACACCAGTCGATCTCCCATCTGCTGCTTCTCTTCCAGCTTCAACAGAAGGTGAAAGGAAAGAAGACGGGAACACTGGAACGTGTGCGATATGTCTCGATGCTCCATCTGAAGCAGTCTGTGTCCCGTGTGGACATGTCGCGGGATGTATGTCTTGCTTGAAGGAGATCAAATCCAAGAATTGGGGATGTCCCGTCTGTCGAGCCAAGATCGATCAGGTTATTAAGCTGTACCGTGTCTGA
- the XBAT35 gene encoding uncharacterized protein (XB3 ortholog 5 in Arabidopsis thaliana (XBAT35); FUNCTIONS IN: zinc ion binding; EXPRESSED IN: 23 plant structures; EXPRESSED DURING: 15 growth stages; CONTAINS InterPro DOMAIN/s: Zinc finger, RING-type (InterPro:IPR001841), Ankyrin repeat-containing domain (InterPro:IPR020683), Ankyrin repeat (InterPro:IPR002110); BEST Arabidopsis thaliana protein match is: XB3 ortholog 4 in Arabidopsis thaliana (TAIR:AT4G14365.1); Has 26382 Blast hits to 15025 proteins in 882 species: Archae - 61; Bacteria - 2221; Metazoa - 14003; Fungi - 1495; Plants - 1186; Viruses - 392; Other Eukaryotes - 7024 (source: NCBI BLink).) — MGQQQSKGELLYQQVSYGNSEGIRALHRDGGDLEWMDREGKTPLILACMNSELFDVAKTLIELGSNVNAYRPGRHAGTPLHHAAKRGLENTVKLLLSHGANPLVLNDDCQTPLEVARVKGFSNVVRAIEKHICLFSGWMREFYGPTFLDLFAPQLLSRRVWVVIVPTGSRNPTKPFKLELVVYASLQDAQPRTVMPLWKANLEEPKAKQSDTSVMIVDNSTKTRLKFAPSTEGDSQQLKWFCDACKGIPQPMHPPVFLQAPPSAPPPPSEDGLAMGMNASLHTTMSDPSNLNHHSIGQASSSSGPSSSTAPPSGKASAFGFNSHGIGIVLESSPSAPPLTDDDIATVDDGPIHYPSIDSTPVDLPSAASLPASTEGERKEDGNTGTCAICLDAPSEAVCVPCGHVAGCMSCLKEIKSKNWGCPVCRAKIDQVIKLYRV; from the exons ATGGGACAACAGCAATCAAAAGGGGAATTGCTGTATCAGCAAGTTAGTTATGGTAACTCTGAAGGAATTCGAGCTCTTCATCGAGATGGTGGAGACCTTGAG TGGATGGATAGAGAAGGAAAAACTCCGTTGATCTTGGCTTGTATGAACTCCGAGCTATTTGATGTTGCTAAGACTTTGATTGAGTTGGGTTCTAATGTTAATGCTTATCGTCCTG GTCGTCATGCTGGGACTCCTCTGCACCATGCTGCAAAAAGAGGTCTTGAGAACACTGTTAAGTTACTTCTTTCTCACGGTG CGAATCCACTTGTTCTTAATGATGATTGTCAGACACCACTTGAGGTCGCTAGAGTCAAAGGGTTTAGCAATGTTGTACGTGCAATTGAG AAACACATCTGCTTGTTCTCGGGTTGGATGCGTGAATTTTACGGCCCTACCTTTCTCGACTTATTTGCTCCGCAGCTTCTTTCAAGAAGAGT ATGGGTAGTCATTGTACCTACTGGTTCAAGAAACCCTACAAAGCCTTTCAAGTTGGAGCTGGTTGTGTATGCTAGTCTGCAA GATGCACAGCCACGCACAGTGATGCCTTTGTGGAAAGCAAACTTGGAAGAACCAAAAGCGAAGCAGTCCGATACTTCAGTGATGATCGTTGATAACTCCACAA aaACACGTCTTAAATTCGCACCTTCGACTGAAGGTGACAGCCAACAGCTAAAGTGGTTTTGTGATGCATGTAAAGGGATTCCACAG CCGATGCATCCACCGGTCTTCCTCCAAGCACCACCATCtgctccaccaccaccatcagaAGATGGACTAGCCATGGGAATGAACGCCTCACTTCACACTACTATGAGTGACCCATCAAATCTCAATCACCATTCCATCGGTCAAGCAAGTTCCTCATCCGGTCCAAGCTCATCAACTGCACCTCCCTCAGGAAAAGCAAGTGCCTTTGGATTCAATAGCCATGGAATTGGCATTGTGCTAGAATCTTCACCATCAGCTCCTCCATTGACAGATGATGATATAGCTACAGTAGACGATGGTCCAATTCATTACCCATCAATCGATTCAACACCAGTCGATCTCCCATCTGCTGCTTCTCTTCCAGCTTCAACAGAAGGTGAAAGGAAAGAAGACGGGAACACTGGAACGTGTGCGATATGTCTCGATGCTCCATCTGAAGCAGTCTGTGTCCCGTGTGGACATGTCGCGGGATGTATGTCTTGCTTGAAGGAGATCAAATCCAAGAATTGGGGATGTCCCGTCTGTCGAGCCAAGATCGATCAGGTTATTAAGCTGTACCGTGTCTGA